AAAATCGACAATCACATAAAAGCCTCAATTTTTATGCTGCATGAATGATTATTGGTcaattacacaaaataaaagcaTCAATTACATTTGACCTACAAATTCAATTGTGATGCTTCAGTGTTTGTcaccaattaattaaaagttaaattaacttaaatatCAATCGGATTTAGTCTTTGATTTCATCACCGCAAATCAAGATAATCAATCAAGTATAAAGGTCTACAATCAAATAACtattcttccattttgttggCAATTGGACAAATGCTATTTCACCTCGCTTCACACGTcaagtaataatataaaattcagatttaaatacaacatgtattttcttataaatacaTCAACACAATAGTTTTTGGCCATATAACTTAGATTTACATTGCAAACCAAACAAAACGTTACATAGTAGTCTAGAAGTAATTAATCATGCCTTTACATAGGGAAGTCTTATCTGatcaaatttgttgttttcattaatatcttatatttttaaacaattgtaaatattttgattattgtacAATTCATCCTTTATTTGGTactctttttaattaaaacagaataccaaataaaataagtggcTGTTCGGTTCATGAAACAAAATTGTCTTGAGATGTAGTGTAAAATACACTAAAATAGACCTTGGCTAGGATTAAATTAGTCTTATGTATGATTGTAGAGTAGGGTGGAGAGGAGAATAATGAGTAGAGGGAGATGGACTAATTAGTAGGAGGGGGTGAGGTGAGATGGATAGTCATGAGATTAGGGGAGAAGGAGTCCATTCAAATGGGCCAAAACAGACCTAAATCTACAATTGTTAgctaaaattttgttaaaaatgtgaatggaGAAGATAAAAGTTATCTTGGGAACCGAACGGGCACTAAGAGCTTCCAAATTATTCAAGACACAgagtttttccttttaattgcTTATCTTAtccaattttcttctttctcatgTTTTGCTGTCGCATAACATGATGCCTAATGCAAGCTCAGTTACAACTTTTGCACAACAAGAAACATgcattgaattttatttgatatgaCACCAACTTGTTTCTTACTACTTCACACTCACCACTAATGGTGTCCCATCCCATCATTGATACTACTATAGtatttatacaaaatgaaaatctAAAACTATAAAGATCACATATAAGTATTGACTTCACGTgctcaatttattttctctaatataatCGATAATGATTTCTCAATTCGAATATTTGATTCATCCGCAAAAATCATAGTACTATTAACTATGCTACGTTTCATTATATACAAGTGCAATTTGACTCTGTAATAAACAAATTCGATATGAAGACAATGTTCAATTATGGCTTAATTGGGCTAAGATTACACCATTTCAAATAAACACGTTAAGTTGGTCTTTAGTCAAGCAGGTTATACAAGATTGAGccttataagagcatccactataggggCGGTGCGCCGGCCGCCCCCATCGCGGCTTAGCCGCGGCGGTCTATAGGGGAGGAGGCGTCCGCCCCGCGGGCGGACGAATTTTCGGGGGCGGACGGGCATTCGCCGCGTTTGCGGCGAGGACGGGGCGATTGAGAGAGAAGCGCGGCGGCTGCCGCGCCTATCTATTGTGCGGCGACGCCGGCGCGGTGGTCGCcggttttaatatttttttatttttttttaatttcgaatttataaaggtttttttataaatattcctcccattttcatcttctctccACACACATCTTCACTTTCTATCCAAATTTTCTATCTCTAAAAACATTTCGATTATGGATGATTTGTGGAATCAAGCATGGGATTCTTTGATTCAAAAGGTGCAGAGGGAGGCCGACGAGGAAGcgacggcggcgacggcggcggcgatccCTCGTGAGATTCGTCATCGTCGGACAATCCCACGGGACCATGTCGGAGCGGCTGAGCGGCTTATGGCCGACTACTTTAGCGCTGACCCTCGTTACCCGGCTGAGATTTTTCGTCGGCGTTTCAGAATGTCGCGACCGCTCTTTACCCATATAGCGACGACATTGGCGGACCGGTTCGGAGTGCTTCACGCTCCGGAGTGATTGCACTGGCCGGATCGGGCTGTCTACTTTGCAGAAATGCACCTCTGCAATTAGGCAGCTTGCCTATGCCGGACCGgctgatatgttcgacgaatacctacaGATGGGTGAGACGACTAGTCTAACTGTGCTCCGGCAGTTTTGTAAGGGCATTCGGGAAGTCTTTGGTCCGGAGTTCCTACGAAAGCCAACCCCTGATGAGTGCCAGAGACTGCTAGATATGCACGGTGCGGTGCACAATTTCCCAGGCATGATGGGCAACattgattgcatgcattgggagtggaaaaaCTGTCCGGTGGCGTGGAAAGGCCAGTTCACTACCGGTTTCAAGCAGAAACATCCGTCGATGATCCTCGAAGCCGTTGCTGACTACCGTTTGCGGATctggcatgcatatttcggtgttgcaggttcgaacaacgacatcaacgttcTGCAGTCGTCGCCTATCTTCAATGATGAGTGCCGGGGAGAGGGTCCAGAGATCAGTTTTGTAGCAAATGGCACGCAGTATCGCatgggatactatttggcaGATGGAATATACCCTCATTGGCCCGTATTCGTCAAGACACTTCGCCAACCGGCTGCAGCGAAGAGACAATATTTTGCGCGAAAACAAGAGGCCGCTAGGAAAGATGTTGAGCGAgcttttggtgtgctccaagcGCGATGAGCCATTCTACGCTGCCCGGTACGAGTGTGGCACGAAGATGATGTCGCGGATATTATGGTAgcatgtatcatattgcacaatatgataatagaagatgaaggatttgcTGCAGAACGTTGGGCGCCGGAAGATGGTGCAAGTACAAGTCACGGCGTTGCATCCGCGCCGATACAGATGGGTGTACCACGTAGTAATGAATATCTGATCCAACGTTTCGATGATATACGCAGGACAACATCACATGACCAACTCCAGGTCGATTTGATTGAAGAGATCTGGGCACGTAGGGGAGGCGGCGTAGCGTGAAGAACATGTGTGATTTTCCGTAGATCaaattttcgttgtaattttccCCTCACTTTAATCCGAtgaaaatttagttttcaattttaattttattgcactAGCCGTTTTTGTCTAATTAtagtccgataattttaattgttaattgaattaaaaaatacaacaactaaaataaagtgaaatttgtccaccaaaaagtgtccactattgctgcggacacttttttttgtggctgtggacaaataaaatggagctatggacaaaaaaaaaattgtccacCAAAAAGTATCCACCTATAGTAGATGctctaaatattatttaattggttaAATAGTATTATCAAAAACATACTAGTGTGAATGTCACGTAGGGCCTTCAATTATGAATGCTTAATCCCATATAATCTCAAACTAATATAATATCGTGCAATCTCAAGTTCATCTCAAATAACTGAACCCCTTTCAAACATTAGTCACATTTAATTTGCAATAGCAtttagagtaaaggccaaaattggtcctaaaaATATGGTCATTTACCTTTTTGTCCTAAACTTTATCATTTGGAATTTTTGGTCTtgcacatatggaaatttgatcattttggtcatccgtcaatagttccgttaaaaactaacggtcaacgacgattttgaccaaattaaactcttaattttgatttttaagtcactaattaatctcctaattatttaacaaatatccaattaaaattagaattaactctaggatttttattttattggcgGAGGCGGGAGTAATGTCGGCTGGATTGGGCTGAAGCAGACGAAGCGGAGATAGATGAATCATCGGTGGCTAGCTTCACAGCGGCGGTGGCCTGAGCCGATAGTTTGCGGACTTTTTGGGgacaaattgaaattttggagGGATTGTGGGGATTGTAGTGGGAGATCTCGGTGGGGATGGTGTGGGATGCCTCGGGTACGGAGGTGGCGGGCTGGGGGTGAAGGATTTGGAGATTGGGGTCGGATTTGGGCGGTGATGGATGGGAGTTAGAATCTTGATGCGAATTGGATTTTTCGATTTGGGATTCTGGTTTAGGTAGGGCTTCGATTTGGGTGTGAGCCTGCTCACCCATGAGAATCTGTTGCAGCGTGGAGGGGTAGTGAGGGAGAAGgtgtcggcg
The genomic region above belongs to Salvia hispanica cultivar TCC Black 2014 chromosome 3, UniMelb_Shisp_WGS_1.0, whole genome shotgun sequence and contains:
- the LOC125209178 gene encoding uncharacterized protein LOC125209178 — encoded protein: MGETTSLTVLRQFCKGIREVFGPEFLRKPTPDECQRLLDMHGAVHNFPGMMGNIDCMHWEWKNCPVAWKGQFTTGFKQKHPSMILEAVADYRLRIWHAYFGVAGSNNDINVLQSSPIFNDECRGEGPEISFVANGTQYRMGYYLADGIYPHWPVFVKTLRQPAAAKRQYFARKQEAARKDVERAFEDEGFAAERWAPEDGASTSHGVASAPIQMGVPRSNEYLIQRFDDIRRTTSHDQLQVDLIEEIWARRGGGVA